The Primulina tabacum isolate GXHZ01 chromosome 16, ASM2559414v2, whole genome shotgun sequence genome window below encodes:
- the LOC142529879 gene encoding caffeoylshikimate esterase-like gives MENQMDRFKYEEEFIVNSRGAKLFTCRWLPANEEPKALIFLCHGYAMECSISMRGCATRLVKAGYEVHGIDCEGHGKSSGLLGLISNFDDLVDDLSEHFTNISERKENKKKMRILMGESMGGAMVLRLHRKKPEYWDGGILIAPMCKIAEEMRPSPLVIKVLSSLARVIPSWKITPTPDIVDAAFRDPQVVKEVRSNPYTYKGRPRLQTSYQLFTVSTDLEKRLDEVSMSFIVLHGEEDKVTDPSVSKLLYESARSSDKTFKLYPGMWHSLSYGELPENLDIVFSDIGKWLDDKFFARSSARYEEEQKLANDRNALELKHD, from the exons ATG GAGAATCAAATGGACAGATTCAAATATGAGGAG GAATTTATCGTGAATTCGCGAGGAGCGAAGCTTTTCACGTGCAGATGGTTACCTGCAAACGAAGAGCCAAAAGCTCTGATTTTCTTGTGCCATGGATATGCCATGGAGTGCAGCATCTCGATGAGAG GATGCGCCACCCGACTGGTGAAAGCGGGATACGAGGTTCATGGTATCGATTGCGAAGGCCATGGAAAGTCATCTGGTTTACTGGGATTAATCTCCAATTTCGACGATCTTGTTGATGATCTCTCCGAGCACTTCACAAATATCTCTG AAAGGAAAGAGAATAAAAAAAAGATGAGAATATTAATGGGAGAATCTATGGGAGGGGCCATGGTGCTACGTCTACACAGGAAGAAGCCTGAGTATTGGGATGGTGGCATCCTCATTGCTCCAATGTGTAAG ATTGCGGAAGAAATGAGGCCAAGCCCATTGGTTATCAAAGTATTGTCTTCGCTGGCCAGAGTAATCCCCAGTTGGAAAATCACCCCAACTCCAGACATTGTCGATGCTGCCTTCAGGGATCCCCAAGTAGTAAAAGAG GTGAGATCCAACCCATACACGTACAAAGGCCGACCACGTCTACAAACTAGCTACCAACTATTTACAGTCAGTACGGATTTGGAGAAAAGACTTGATGAG GTTTCTATGTCATTCATTGTTCTACATGGAGAAGAAGATAAAGTGACGGATCCATCCGTGAGCAAGCTCTTGTACGAATCGGCCCGGTCTTCGGACAAGACATTCAAGTTGTACCCCGGCATGTGGCATTCTTTGTCCTACGGCGAATTGCCGGAGAATCTTGACATTGTATTCTCCGACATTGGCAAGTGGTTGGACGACAAGTTCTTTGCCCGCAGCAGCGCCCGATATGAGGAGGAACAGAAGCTTGCTAATGATCGTAACGCACTCGAGCTCAAACACGATTGA
- the LOC142528514 gene encoding auxin-responsive protein SAUR22-like yields the protein MKRLAKKVRSFRNAGEPESSHSECLLRYNVDGGSSPTATMSPSTTGTFAVYVGEDRQRFMVPTSYLNHPLFKMMLEKAYNEFGFDQRNGLVVPCSVAAFREVMSVVGCCNGKVRSRRVGRRVHLGTHTDDR from the coding sequence ATGAAGAGACTAGCCAAGAAAGTTAGATCATTCCGCAATGCCGGCGAACCCGAATCATCGCATTCCGAGTGTCTCCTAAGATATAATGTCGACGGAGGATCATCCCCTACCGCCACCATGAGTCCCTCTACCACCGGAACTTTTGCCGTGTACGTAGGCGAAGATAGGCAAAGATTCATGGTGCCGACCAGCTATCTCAACCACCCTTTGTTCAAAATGATGTTAGAGAAGGCATACAACGAGTTCGGGTTCGACCAGAGAAACGGCCTAGTGGTACCATGTAGTGTCGCTGCATTCCGAGAAGTGATGAGCGTTGTGGGGTGCTGCAATGGGAAGGTTCGATCTCGGAGAGTTGGTCGAAGAGTTCATCTAGGAACACATACAGATGATCGTTGA
- the LOC142529579 gene encoding sorting nexin 1-like isoform X1, with the protein MIATQRSGSGSMSPSSRSPSGPYLTVSVSDPAKMGSGVQAYISYKVITKTNFPEYGGPEKIVIRRYSDFVWLKDRLFEKYKGVFIPPLPEKSTVEKFRFSAEFIEMRRQALHVFVNRIAAHRELQQSVDLRIFLQADEQTMERARSQETGIFKKKPTDFMQIFKDVQSKVSDVVLGKEKPVEESYPEYEKLKNYVFQLEDQLAETQKHAYRLVKRHRELGQSLSDFGKAFKLLGDCEGNGLGEAFSEFGAKSQILSIKLQREAQHLLMNFEEPLKDYVRAVQSIKATMTERANAFRHHCELAEAIKFKEIDMNKLRLTRSEKLMEAEREYEQLKADGVEATGKFERIVRTMNEEIVQFQEQKTLDMGLAFHEFAKGQASLANGIADGWRSLLPKLESLSSS; encoded by the exons ATGATCGCTACG CAGAGAAGTGGATCGGGTTCGATGTCGCCTAGCTCCAGATCCCCATCAGGTCCGTATTTGACTGTATCGGTTTCCGATCCGGCTAAAATGGGGAGCGGAGTTCAGGCCTACATCTCCTACAAAGTTATTACCAAG ACAAATTTTCCTGAATATGGAGGACCTGAGAAAATTGTTATTCGACGATATAGTGATTTTGTTTGGTTAAAAGACCGCCTTTTTGAAAAGTACAAGGGTGTTTTCATCCCTCCTCTTCCGGAGAAGAGCACTGTAG AGAAGTTCAGATTTAGTGCAGAGTTTATTGAAATGAGACGTCAAGCGCTACACGTTTTTGTCAACCGGATAGCAGCACATCGTGAGCTTCAGCAGAGTGTGGATTTAAGAATCTTTTTACAGGCAGATGAACAG ACTATGGAAAGAGCAAGATCACAGGAAACCGGCATTTTTAAGAAGAAGCCAACAGATTTTATGCAAATTTTCAAG GATGTACAGTCTAAAGTGAGTGATGTTGTACTTGGAAAGGAGAAACCAGTTGAAGAATCTTATCCAGAGTATGAAAAGCTGAAGAATTACGTATTTCAGCTTGAAGACCAGTTAGCTGAAACCCAAAAGCATGCATACCGTCTAGTGAAGAGGCATAGAG AGTTGGGACAGTCCTTGTCTGATTTTGGGAAGGCATTCAAGCTACTGGGAGACTGCGAAGGAAATGGGCTTGGTGAAGCATTTTCTGAATTTGGGGCAAAATCACAGATATTGTCGATTAAGCTGCAGAGAGAG GCTCAGCATCTCTTGATGAATTTTGAAGAACCTTTAAAAGATTATGTTCGAGCAGTGCAGTCTATAAAG GCAACTATGACAGAGAGAGCAAATGCTTTTCGGCACCATTGTGAACTAGCTGAGGCAATCAAGTTTAAAGAAATAGATAT GAACAAGCTCAGACTAACAAGATCAGAGAAATTGATGGAAGCAGAGCGTGAATACGAGCAG CTGAAAGCTGATGGTGTAGAGGCAACAGGAAAATTCGAGAGAATTGTGAGGACAATGAACGAAGAAATTGTTCAGTTTCAAGAACAAAAAACCTTAGACATGGGTCTGGCATTCCATGAATTCGCCAAGGGTCAGGCAAGCCTGGCTAATGGTATCGCTGATGGCTGGCGAAGCCTTCTGCCCAAGCTCGAATCTCTCTCGTCTTCCTAA
- the LOC142529579 gene encoding sorting nexin 1-like isoform X2 has protein sequence MIATRSGSGSMSPSSRSPSGPYLTVSVSDPAKMGSGVQAYISYKVITKTNFPEYGGPEKIVIRRYSDFVWLKDRLFEKYKGVFIPPLPEKSTVEKFRFSAEFIEMRRQALHVFVNRIAAHRELQQSVDLRIFLQADEQTMERARSQETGIFKKKPTDFMQIFKDVQSKVSDVVLGKEKPVEESYPEYEKLKNYVFQLEDQLAETQKHAYRLVKRHRELGQSLSDFGKAFKLLGDCEGNGLGEAFSEFGAKSQILSIKLQREAQHLLMNFEEPLKDYVRAVQSIKATMTERANAFRHHCELAEAIKFKEIDMNKLRLTRSEKLMEAEREYEQLKADGVEATGKFERIVRTMNEEIVQFQEQKTLDMGLAFHEFAKGQASLANGIADGWRSLLPKLESLSSS, from the exons ATGATCGCTACG AGAAGTGGATCGGGTTCGATGTCGCCTAGCTCCAGATCCCCATCAGGTCCGTATTTGACTGTATCGGTTTCCGATCCGGCTAAAATGGGGAGCGGAGTTCAGGCCTACATCTCCTACAAAGTTATTACCAAG ACAAATTTTCCTGAATATGGAGGACCTGAGAAAATTGTTATTCGACGATATAGTGATTTTGTTTGGTTAAAAGACCGCCTTTTTGAAAAGTACAAGGGTGTTTTCATCCCTCCTCTTCCGGAGAAGAGCACTGTAG AGAAGTTCAGATTTAGTGCAGAGTTTATTGAAATGAGACGTCAAGCGCTACACGTTTTTGTCAACCGGATAGCAGCACATCGTGAGCTTCAGCAGAGTGTGGATTTAAGAATCTTTTTACAGGCAGATGAACAG ACTATGGAAAGAGCAAGATCACAGGAAACCGGCATTTTTAAGAAGAAGCCAACAGATTTTATGCAAATTTTCAAG GATGTACAGTCTAAAGTGAGTGATGTTGTACTTGGAAAGGAGAAACCAGTTGAAGAATCTTATCCAGAGTATGAAAAGCTGAAGAATTACGTATTTCAGCTTGAAGACCAGTTAGCTGAAACCCAAAAGCATGCATACCGTCTAGTGAAGAGGCATAGAG AGTTGGGACAGTCCTTGTCTGATTTTGGGAAGGCATTCAAGCTACTGGGAGACTGCGAAGGAAATGGGCTTGGTGAAGCATTTTCTGAATTTGGGGCAAAATCACAGATATTGTCGATTAAGCTGCAGAGAGAG GCTCAGCATCTCTTGATGAATTTTGAAGAACCTTTAAAAGATTATGTTCGAGCAGTGCAGTCTATAAAG GCAACTATGACAGAGAGAGCAAATGCTTTTCGGCACCATTGTGAACTAGCTGAGGCAATCAAGTTTAAAGAAATAGATAT GAACAAGCTCAGACTAACAAGATCAGAGAAATTGATGGAAGCAGAGCGTGAATACGAGCAG CTGAAAGCTGATGGTGTAGAGGCAACAGGAAAATTCGAGAGAATTGTGAGGACAATGAACGAAGAAATTGTTCAGTTTCAAGAACAAAAAACCTTAGACATGGGTCTGGCATTCCATGAATTCGCCAAGGGTCAGGCAAGCCTGGCTAATGGTATCGCTGATGGCTGGCGAAGCCTTCTGCCCAAGCTCGAATCTCTCTCGTCTTCCTAA